The genomic window GGTAAGGAATGCACAAGTGTTTAAGGTGTGGGCTTTCAGATGGACAACAGCAAGATGGACTGCTTTCTGCCGACCACCCCTGCCTTGGAAAAAGGAATGTGCTTGGTACTCTCGCTATCGGTTTGCTCGGGGTTCGTCGCCAACATAATCTCATCCAAGTATGCTCGGGCGCGATGACCATGTGGCGGTGCCACAAGATGTCGCAATGCGTGCAAAAGGGAAGTGCTGATGAGGAGCTGGCTGCAGTCGTATTTCTGTTCATGGCTGCCCGCAAAAAATAGGGACGTGAGACTAGGCTGCACTTTGAGTCAGGAGAATCCATAGGCATTGGAATGATCATGTGCAATGCACGATGCGGTGGACAGCCGTGTCGCAAAAACCGGAATTCACTTTAAAGTGGAATCGTCACAAGCAAACTGCGCGGTGTGTGTTTGATATCAgggagaagttcaggggaaggtggaaTCTTGAAACGATGAAAAAATCCTTGCAACATGTGTTGCTGAatccaacatttcgacaagtggacttgtcttcttcagggctgCAACAGGTgtagctttgaagaagacaagtttgtgtgccgaaacgttggctccagcaacgcccgtgttccaaggattttaagtgcgtagcacattAGGGACccagcttgtcgtccatccactgtaTCATTTTGCACGGTCACGCGGTGGTCAATAAAGGCCTAAAAGAatgctaacaatgctcaaaaccagttttAAATAAACAAACGAGCTCTAAATTAATATAAACGACAGAGATAACCAAGGATTAATCGCAGTAATTCACCTGAAATCGCGAAAAACtcttctgaaacatccggctgatacccacgccgcgcaagagagggcgccaccacctcggcaagcgcgcgattgccaagggaatcgcggggttgcccgtgctacgcacctCCTCGGTTTTCACGGTTGTGGAAGCTGCATTAAGGGCAGGATTTAGAACttcaccaagacctacacaagaacgaaaTTAGCGCAGGTTTACGAATCAACGGTGATGGAAGCCggttggtttcgttttcgcgtaACGTATGCTGATACGTTGCACCTTTCCGAACGTTTCGAAACAATTCGCCGTAAGGGGACTCACGTCTTAAAACTTTATCATACGGACACGTCATATCATATAAACGGCGAGGCGTGTTTGTTTTCTTCGCCGGTCCAGAAGCAGGAGGTTGCGCGATGTTTTCATCATCACGCGCAAGACTGATGCCAGTAGGAGGCGCAGCAAGCACCATGGCGGCTTCCTTGTCGCTTGTTGTGCTCTACCCGAACGGTCACCGGCAGGTTTTCCACGTCAACTCGAACACCAGCATATTCCAGGTGAGTCCGATTTTGTACCTTAAGCGTGCCCCGACACCCCGTGCATTTCCATGAGCAGTCGTTCGTGTAGTGCGTGGTAGCTCGAGAAACTAATGCCGTGACCGGTCGTTTTCGCTGAGTTGTTACAGCGCAAGTAATGGGCGATACCTAGCTCGTTTTCTACTCAATTGGCCCGCTCTGCAAGTTTCAGAGTGTTTAGTTTAACGACAATACTTACATTGGCACTGTCCTTCCCTGTCTCTAACTGCCGAGGGCATGGTGACGTTTCGTGTCAGTGCTTAAGACCGAAAATGAAGGTGTAGTACCAGAGCCGCCCCACCCCCTCCTTATGAAACTCGTGGTTAAATAACCGCTGATACGTTAACTCCGTAAGCCAGTCATAGTGAACTCGCTGGCAGTCTAATATGCCACATTGCTTCGCATCGCGCATTTCAAGCGGCACTGAATCGCGTCTCTCCAAAACAAGCGTGTCATTTACTGCAATGCTACTGTTTAAATACTTTCAGGTGTCTCTAGAGGCACAGAGTTTCTAACAATATAATGAAACTAGGCGAGTAGTAGCAACACCACGTCATTCATTAAGTCCTTCGTCGGCCTGTGCTTAATGCGTGCGCGCATGTGTTTGGCGCGTAAATCACCAGTTGCGCGTCAAGTCCTCACCGTGAATAACAACCAACTTATGCCTCCCTCTTGTCGCTGAATATTACCTGGAGGCCTGCGCACGGAAGTGGTGTTTTCTAGGGGTGCGCaaatttcgaattcgaatcgaatcaTAATACTTGTGGCCATGCTATTTATTGAGCATTCAGTATGAATAAAAAGCTCGTCGCCACAAACACACGTAGGAACATAAACGCACACATAGCGCCCGTCTTGCCTTtgtgtgcatttgtgttcctGCGTGGTAGCATTTTTTGGCGACAAGTCTTCCATTCACACTGAACATGCACCACCTAGCCCACCAGCTAGTACTGCTGGAATTTATTGAGCGTATAACATGGTTTCTGATCTCTgagctgcgacttttttttttttttttttgtcgcaagcTCCTCTTGAATGACTCGTTGTAGAGGGCACAGCAGTAATGAACTGTGCTCACTGGTTGCCTGTACTGTTTGCTGGTGCGTTTTGCGTTCAGAACTTGTTACCTGCCACACTTTGTAGTTGCACAAATTGCAGTCAATGCATTGTGATTTAAGCATAATTTAAGGtcaactgaaaaaaaattaatcTCAGTTCTTCATGTGCTGAGGTACTAGTAAACTTGAAGGCCGAGGGAATATCAGTTTCAGTGAAATAGTGTGTTTGTCAAGTGTTGTTCAACTGCTGTAGACTTTCTGTGAAAATTGCTGCATATGAGACACTTTGTATCAAGAACGACTAAAATTATACGTCGTCTAAAATGTAGTTCATGTATTTCGCAAGAAACAAACTGTTTTAGGAACAACCACCGAGTGATATGCCTCTTGTTCCTAGGCAGCTAGCTTGGAATGTTGTTTATCAGCACATTCGTACTTGCCACCACAATTACTCACCATGGATCAGAACAGTTTGCGAGAGTTACTTGTTTACACCATGGTAGAAAGCACTACCAGAACACCAAGCTCTTCCTGGGCTTGTCAAGATGCAATATATGTGATGGTTTTAAGACAGTTAAACCTAGATGTAACGAAGTCAATGAAATCAGCAATTTACCTCATTCATTTGAAATTTGCCTTGTCTCAGCCGTGCTGTTTCTTATAGCTACGAATCACTCGGCCATTTTTACCACTGGCCCCTGCTGAAGTTCCAATTTATCGCCTCAGCCTTCCTCTGCGGCAGTGCTGAAACTTCGTTATGTTGAAATCACAGATAAACACacttcattatattgaggttcaaaatacatgtTCTATGAAGTTGTGAAAAGCTAAATACTTTGTTATACTGAGgtttgttatattgaggtttaactaaTTTTTAACCTTTTGGTTAAGACTCTGAGTACTCAGTGTTTGTGTATCGCGTGAAAATAGTGGTGGCTGTTTAGGCTGACTGAAACTTTACAAAATATTAGGTTGAGATTAGTAACAGTATGATGTGTTAATGCTGGTTAATTATTGAAAAAAAGGCCATAGAACGAAAGACAAGGCAAATGGCACGTGTGCTGTCATCCTCCTTAGTTTTGCTTCATGTGCCATCTTCAAATAGTATTCGCTTGAGCACCAATCCTAATAATGACGAGTCAGTAGTCGGCATACTTCAGGTACATTTTATTCCATATCTGTAGCTACGGGCTTGTGCTATGGACGTGGAAGAAATTGTTTAGAAGGCACTATATAAGCTGCTATTGAATCGCACTATGCGGTGTTATAAATTCGCAAGGATAATCGAGCCTAACAATCTGGTTCTTTGGCTTTCGTGCTCACTATAAGTCTTCTTTCGAGCTTCTTAAACTAAAGTTTTCATAACTATTTACACAACACACAACGGCACTTTACAAACACTTAAATTAGAACACAAGTTCTCTCGGCTGTATTCGCATTCATCATTTCTGCCGAGTAAGGAGATTTCGAAGCATGATGAGCTCCGTCGTATGAGAACATAGGGAATAGCTCTTTCCACCATTGCTCGCTCTAGGCGTTGGTCCAACACCAAATTGTGCGCAGTTTAGTCCTTAGGTCCACAGGTGCACTCGTGAGGGCACAGTGCGTTAAGTCTTTCGTGCGCACGAACAGTTTTGATAAAACACGTCATCGCACGTCTTACAAGAAACGTTCCATGCACACCACACGGCTTCACGAAGAAACATCCATCTCGTGCGAAGGCAGGAACGTGTAAGTGTATAGCTCATCGCAGAAGTGGTGCCGTCCGGTTGCGTGCGCTATCACCCGGCCTTCGAGCAGCGCCTTGCCGTATCGGGCGGCCTGCACTCGATCGTGGCACAGTCCGACGGCTATCAGCCAGTCGACGAGGTCCTTGCCCACGAAGGCGAGGTGGAGCTCGGTGCCATCGAGGCCGGGGCGTGAACGACAGATGTCCGTGATGCAGGCGTCCCTGTGGTAGACTTGGAACTGTGTGCATGTCTGACGGGTCTCGGGAGACAGGTCTTCGAACCTCGGTAGCACGAGGGTGGCCGCACCCTCGGCCTCTGCCGCCGGCATGTGACGAAGTACCATGCGTTGGTCAATGACCGGAGGAGCCAGTTGGCGTCGAGTCCGAACACGAGGAACGTCAGCATTCCCTGTCCGTAATTCATTATTATGTCCAGGAACTCTAGCTCTACCAAGATTCCTGTCGGGGTGTCGTAGATAAGAAGCTGCCAAAGCGAGACTGCCAGTCCGATTACCATGGAGACGCTGAGCAAGAGACAGAGCAAGGTGTGTCTGAACACTTGATGGACGTCATCTTCGACTTGAGGGGCGCTGTCTAGGTCAAGGACTTCGTCCGCATTCTGTACCCGAATGGCGGTCTGCTGGTTGTACGTGCCGACGAGGCCCATGCACTGCCGAACTTGCTGCTTGTCACAGCTGAACAGTGGTCCGCAGAGCTGGTCGAAAGACGTGCTTGGAACTTGCTGCGAGGGCGACACGTGGAATTCCAGCCTCCTCGAGTTCACCGACGCCGACAACGCTGTGGAGGGATTGGCCGACTTCGAGGACTTGGGCAGCCTCCGAACGTTCCGCTTCGGTCTCGGGCTGCTGACGAGGTCTTCGAGATCCGGAACAGTGCTGTCGCGCTCTTCGTGATCCGAGCAGTTGTCGCAGTCCTCGCAGTCTCCCGTGCACCCATCCGACTTTGCGCTCGTTCCTTCTCGTGCGACAGAGGCATGTGCCTGAGAGCTTGATGGTCGAATCAGAGGGCTGTGGTCGGAGTGAGGCGAGGCGTTCCGTTCGTCGTCATCGCTGCCGCCTCCGATGGGCACGTAGTCCCTCATTCTCAACCGGAACCTGTGCTGAACGATGAGGCTCACCACCGTGAAGAGGAGGCTGGTTAGGAGAACAGTGACCGCCACGACTGCCTGTATGTCACCGAACTGGAAGTTCGGGTCGGTGTCGCCGAGCCGGGATCCCCTCTTCGGAATAGTCAGGCAGAGCGAGAGTGCCACCAGGACGGAGGATCCGAACCCGGCTACCGCAATGAGCCACTTGAGCCTGAGCACGTAGCAGAGCGAGCGCCAGTGCAGCAGGGCTAGCACGCCTGCCAGGATCGCGGTCCAGATGCGAGCGGCGAAGATTCCGGCTATGGACAGCACCGACTGCGTGTACGCCACGGGCGACAAAGGATTGTCGATGCTCGTGGCGGCCCACAGACTCCACCCAGGGCCGTGGCGAGCTGGCAGATTACTAAGCAGGTAGTGACACCGTGCGTCACGCTGTGTCGTCTGCGGAAGAGCACTACCAGAAGCCACAGGCAGCAGGCGGTGCTGATGGCGCTGGAGGTGACCATGGTCTGGCCTATGGTCACGGCGAAGTCCTTGAGGCTGCGCTTCTTGATCTGACTCACGGTTGCCGTGATGAAGATGAGAGGCGCCGAGAGGAAGGTGCCGAACACCATGCCCGTGGATACGGCGGCCGTCGGCAGGTCGTACTGGGTGGCGAAGATGAACACGCTGGGCGCCATGGGTATCATGCCGTAAAGGAAGCCGAAGTTTCCGAAGTCCTTCATGTCTCGCTCGTTGTCGGCGACGTTGAGCAGGTTGACCAGCTCGCGGATTACCAGCGGGCAGACGACGATCTTGACGGTCACCAGGAGGGCCGGGGTGAGGGCGGCGTACTTGCCCATGCTGCCCACCTTGCCGACCATGCTCAGGCCTAGCAGGTAGAGAGCAGCGGCGATGAAGGCGTCCGCGAAGGAGTCGCAGATCCGCTCGATCACCGACGGTAGGGGAGCGTTAGACGTGCTCACGTTCCAGACGATGCCCAGTGCCGGCGCTATGACCACCGGGTTCTTGACGATGCCCTTCAGGGTGGAGAGAATGCGGCTTCGCGTTCCGGACCTACCGCTGTCTTGACGCGGGCGTCCGTACTCCATCATGACGAACCCGATGGGGTTCAGGAACGCCAGCTGTACGGGCGCGACCAGGTAGAGGTAGTGGCTGAACGTGGGCTGTACCTTGTCGTAGAGGTGCACGATGAGCGGGTATCCGAGTCCGAAGTCGTTGCTCTGCGACGAGGCGATCGCGTACAGTCCGGCCTTGGCGAAGCTCGCCGGCTGCCGGGACAGGAGCGCCAGCGTGACGGCGAATACGACGGCGAAGACGATGCACTTTCCGATCGCCACGGCTGCGAGGAAGCGCCAGTTGACCTCGCCCAATGCGATGACGGCTAGCGACTTGAAGGCGGTCGCCGGCAGCGAGAAATAGGAGACGAACACGTTAAGGCTGCGGGTCTCGGCGGGCCCTATGAGGCCCGCGCGCCCGGAAAAGTAGCCCAATAGGATGATCGCGAAGCACTGGATCAGCACGGGCAGCAGTTCGCTGTAGATGACGTTACCGTCTCCGGGTGCGGATGTCGCGGAGGAAATCGTCGAAGCCGGCGTGGACGACTCCATACCGGCTGAGCGAGCGAACGAGATCACACGCACACACCGAAACTTGCTTCTTCTGAGCGTGGATTTGGAGTTGCTCGTGCTGACACACGCGCAGATTGGGTCGAAAGTCCGCTGCACCGTCGATTACGCGGTCACGCGCTAAGCCGGTCGGGGATTAGCTAAAGCCCGATTAGCTGGTTGTTATTAGCGACGTGTTGTTGTTTCCAGGCGATAGCGCCGGCGCCCCAGCTGAAACGGGCGCCGCCATCACGGGTCCACCGTGGATCACGTAAGCACATCAGCGCACTGGCATTCTCCGCAGTGTGGTGTCCTGTCCTTTCGTAGACAGAGGAGGACAGGGAGCGTGTGGAAGAGAGCGAGATTTGCTTTTTCGATGACGTACGAGACGTACGCCGTGACGCCACGCTCCTCCTCTCTCTTCGCGCATGCGTCCTGTTGGCTGCGGCGGTGCTGCTGTCGCAATGGCGGGCTTTTTGAATCGTCCGGGACCTTTTGTGACGACTTCAGCTCTGTTTCGAACGTGTTCCAATGCCGAAATTAAGGAATTGCGTACTACAAGCCCTCCGGCGGCATTTATTGATTCTCTAGGcaagcgcattaaaaaaaaaaaaaccttacaaAACTGATTTTCACGCGGAAATCGCGGCGTATCGCGTCTGCATTACACGGGGAAGGTTATAGCGGGGCGCTTTGCTGTAGACGTTCGGTTAGATCGCGGTCGATGTGGTCTAGAAATACACCGCCGCGGACGACCGACtgtcacgcaagaaaaaaaaaacgcgacgcaAGTATTCACGATATCTCTTACCGTCCTGACAGCCAGGAATAGCTTGCTGTGCAGTGGTTGTTTTTGTCCTGTCACTGTTGAAGCGTCTTGTTTGGGCTTTGTTCAGCATTGGCCAGCTGACAGTGTACGCCGGAGGGCAAGCAGGAACTCTGGCACGTGAAGAGAAGAAAGAGCCAACAATACGTTGTCGTCTACCTGTTGACCTTGAGGAATAATAGGAACTAGCTGTATTGAAAGTGATAAACTCGAAAGGGTGCTTttgaatatatataaaaaaaatacagatCAGCGTTTACAgacataaaacaaaacaaaaaaaaatactagcCTTTGTGTTTGGTTTCTGTCATTCTTGTTTCGTACGTGAGCTGTTAAACTAATAAGAagcgtccgcctcggtggtacggtggttacggtgctcggctatgacccgaaagtcgcgggttcgatgcctgcCTAggctgtcgcatttcaatggaggcaaaaatgctagaggcccgtgtactgtgccatctcGGTGCGAGCCCTgcgctacggcgtgcctgataatcacatcgtggttttggctcgaaAACCCCGGATATAATTATTATTAGCTATTAAGGACCAGTACTTCTTTCTTTATTACAGCCTATTCCGGGGTCTCTTGCACCCGATATGCGAACTTATTCTGCCATATAGTTCGAGCTGAGCTACTGACGCAGAAACTACACGGAAAAATGGAGGGGAATGGACGGAATCTTTCTTCTTGATTTTACCGCGTAGTTTTTGCGCCAGTACCTCATTCCGAGCGTGATCACAACAAGCCCCGACATCGCATTCCGCTGCCATATAGTTTCGATGGGTTAGTATCCTTAAATTGCAAAGGTGTTTTTTCTGGGGAACCcgtacgttcttttttttttcgttcgtttttttttggTGTCGTATATCCTTGTAATACAGTCCCGTGTAGATTTTCCTAAACGACTGCGCATTTCGTGTTCTTATTTACAGTTCTATACCATCCTCGACTGCGTCTCCTATTCTCTTGGCATCCGTTCTGTAACTTTAAACGCTGGTTATCTGCCTAACGCTTTACATGGCCGTCCGCTCCTAGTACCAACTATAGATGTCGATACCCCGCTGCAGGCACGCTGcagggcagccccccccccccccccccacgaaaaaaattcggcagatcccacctaccgtgggaatcgatgttatgcgaagcatgggcacgaaggtggctgtgtcgcaatttttcacattgagcgagacgttacggaatgacgctagagaaatgtgcaaatggtatacgcagacacatgttttgaagagtcgaacatgtgttatataactagttgtttacagttgcttaacgatgccaacagcaacataggtgttaccaacactgacgcagtaagctgatatgtagtggcttatattcttcaatactcgatagcgcgaattcgaatagggacaaagaagaaaacacagatgcacaggagaggcgctactcgcaactaagctttattcagaaaagtttccctagatatatacacagccgagtggcacgagcaggcacactgcacgtacgttacagtcacagttgcgttATAGTTGTTATATGCTTATACTTattcgttatgacggagaacgcacgcacgtttcacgaacttgtatgtatgtgtggaaggggtccttggcagttcttgaatgaggtcatcatcaccctgatcaggagcaccagcagctggacaggacttgttatcggatccgtcgtgatcgcggctacgaacggtctaaatgtaatgaaatgcgaggtatagtagagtagttgaaacgcagatggctcttgcgaagaaagtgatctatgatgcctcctgtcctggacgttgcACCAAGGTCTTGTGAgcactgtccacatccaagccgtcttttatgCCATCTAAGAACCACGCGTTGTTGGGtttcataaatcaatgctgaagtcaccggtatcATGAggtacatggtcctctcggcagggttattataggaagcattgaccccggtttttgagTAATCCAAGCGGTCGAAGTTGcaaaccacgtggacgagtggatggtagcccagcgtctttcaggggtgctctgtctacagttccctaacttttcttgcgtccgccgctgtggtatagcggttacggtactcggctgttgacccgaaggtcgcgggttcgatcccggccgcggcggtcgcattttgatggggcgaaatgctagaagcccatgtactgtgccatgtcagtgcacgttaaggaataccagatgatcaaaatttccgaaacccttcactacagcgtctctcatagtcatatcgtggttttgggacgtagaaccccagcaatcactgttattatcactttctttccgtgtcagtgtgtatgttcgcggttactgcgtggCTGAGATTATGTTATCACCcgaggcacatacccgcataacatgaacttggtatacgggtatgtgcacacgtgactgagggaaaggatttcatgacgtgcgcgacaggtatttgcgttattcacgtcatgatcagtgaatcgtgttcgttatacactcatcctatgctgtgcGAATTTTGGATATTACAGCCTAtgcagacgaccacgagagcgcccgacgtaggcggctagatagatagatagatagatagatagatagatagatagatagatagatagatagtagtagatagatagatagatagatagatagatagatagatagatagatgatagatagatagatagatagatagatagatagatagatagatagatagatagagagatagatagatagatagtatagatagatagatagatagatagatagatagatagatagatagaatagatagatagatagatagatagatagatagatagtagatagtagctagatagatagatagatagatagatagatagatagatagataatagatagatagatagatagatagatagatagatagatagatagatagatagatagatagatagagagatagatagatagagatatagatagagatagatagatagatagtagatagatagatagatagatagatagaatagatagatagatagatagatagatagatagatataggatagatagatagatagatagatagatagatagatagatagatagatagatcgatagatagatgatagatagatagatagatagatagatagatagatagatagatagatagatagatagatagatagatagatagatagatagatagatagatagataggatagatagatagatagatagatagatagatatagatagatgatagatagataggatagatagatagatagagtagatagatagatagatagatagatagatagatagatagatagatagatagatagatagatagatagatagatagatagatagatagatagatagatagatagatagatagatagatagtagatagatagatagagatagatagatagatagatagatagatagatagatagatagatagatagatagatagatgcgctcaaagtgcgagaggttcgctaagaaatgcttcgcatttaaaaaatcctggctacgtgcctgccccgCTGTGATATCGGATCTGGATGATTCAgactggagttttttttttttttttgtctcaataTGGCTGTATCACACAGTCGTCCTACTCATCTCACTCAGTTTTATCTTTGTAACCGAGAGCAGATGACTGACTGTGACTGTGCATGTGTGGCTCTGTTAGTCACActctcaaacaaacaaacaaacaaacaaacaaacaaacacagggTTCGCAGCGCAGGCAACTCTAAATTTCGATTTGAAAGCGATGACTCTGAAATTCTCCCACCGACAGCGACCGCCAATTTTGTCGTGcgcgttgtcagtgcacgttcaagaacaccagatggtcg from Rhipicephalus sanguineus isolate Rsan-2018 unplaced genomic scaffold, BIME_Rsan_1.4 Seq1190, whole genome shotgun sequence includes these protein-coding regions:
- the LOC119376412 gene encoding LOW QUALITY PROTEIN: integral membrane protein GPR155-like (The sequence of the model RefSeq protein was modified relative to this genomic sequence to represent the inferred CDS: inserted 2 bases in 2 codons) produces the protein MESSTPASTISSATSAPGDGNVIYSELLPVLIQCFAIILLGYFSGRAGLIGPAETRSLNVFVSYFSLPATAFKSLAVIALGEVNWRFLAAVAIGKCIVFAVVFAVTLALLSRQPASFAKAGLYAIASSQSNDFGLGYPLIVHLYDKVQPTFSHYLYLVAPVQLAFLNPIGFVMMEYGRPRQDSGRSGTRSRILSTLKGIVKNPVVIAPALGIVWNVSTSNAPLPSVIERICDSFADAFIAAALYLLGLSMVGKVGSMGKYAALTPALLVTVKIVVCPLVIRELVNLLNVADNERDMKDFGNFGFLYGMIPMAPSVFIFATQYDLPTAAVSTGMVFGTFLSAPLIFITATVSQIKKRSLKDFAVTIGQTMVTSSAISTACCLWLLVVLFRRRHSVTHGVTTCLVICQLATALGGXLWAATSIDNPLSPVAYTQSVLSIAGIFAARIWTAILAGVLALLHWRSLCYVLRLKWLIAVAGFGSSVLVALSLCLTIPKRGSRLGDTDPNFQFGDIQAVVAVTVLLTSLLFTVVSLIVQHRFRLRMRDYVPIGGGSDDDERNASPHSDHSPLIRPSSSQAHASVAREGTSAKSDGCTGDCEDCDNCSDHEERDSTVPDLEDLVSSPRPKRNVRRLPKSSKSANPSTALSASVNSRRLEFHVSPSQQVPSTSFDQLCGPLFSCDKQQVRQCMGLVGTYNQQTAIRVQNADEVLDLDSAPQVEDDVHQVFRHTLLCLLLSVSMVIGLAVSLWQLLIYDTPTGILVELEFLDIIMNYGQGMLTFLVFGLDANWLLRSLTNAWYFVTCRRQRPRXAATLVLPRFEDLSPETRQTCTQFQVYHRDACITDICRSRPGLDGTELHLAFVGKDLVDWLIAVGLCHDRVQAARYGKALLEGRVIAHATGRHHFCDELYTYTFLPSHEMDVSS